The Ipomoea triloba cultivar NCNSP0323 chromosome 13, ASM357664v1 genomic interval CACTAAAACAGCTCAACCAtacaaaaaacataaaaaggaCATGTCTGTCTTATTGTGCTTTTAGGTGCTGTTGCATCGTGTCTTGTTTTCGGTGGTGTTATAAGTTTGATTTCGTCGTACTGTTAACTTGATAAAcacaaaattataagtttgactcTTAGTAAGAGACGTACTGACCTTTTTTATTTAAGCGAGTCAGCAATGAGAAAGTTAAACTCAGGTCAACTATATGGACAACCTAGGTTGATTTATCCTTTGTAGTCCTTTGTTGTCTAAGATTACAAAGATAAATTTATTCCGTGCACACCATAGATAGTAACTGCGGGATTTTcggtcactcaaaaaaaaaagaggtcaaTATTGTCAAGCACAATTTATGGTATCTATCAAGGTagcatgaaaatgtaatatgagACACGAAACGCGAAAATacacaaattttttatataaatgtgCATAAAAATCCATCCTTAAGAGTTTACGTGTATCAAATTCACCTGCAGACATGGCATCATCTAGGGGCAAATTAGTCATTATGAAAGGGGTGGGTTtagtttatgtatatatatttaaaattgaaagGTTCATTAATGCATATTAATAGACTTCTCACCTGCCTGTCATCACTGAAATATTAACTAATCCCAACTCTCAAGAACATAAAACTGTCTCATCTACCCTTCTGCAAATTCTCCTTCGGAAAATCTATGATGGCAGTTCAACTCCCTGCCGCCGCTGTCTCCtccctcttcctcctcctcctcatgaTTCTCACCGTCACCACCCTCTCCGACCACCGGCGCCGCGAACTCCCCGCAAAACCCGCAGaccagacaacaacaacagagtTGCAGCATCCGAGGAAATCCTTGTCGTCGTCGTCGTTCTTCCCCGCCCCAGCTCCCCAACTCGCCGCCGGCCCCGCCTACGCCGCCTCCTTCCGGGCTGTCCCCGGTGGGCCCAACCCTTTACACAATTGACGTCCACGCTTGCTAGCTTTTTGCAGCTGTAGCTCTGTAGTTTCTTAATTAATTGATCTCTCCGAGatgtatagatatagatagatatgGCTCAActagatcttcttcttcttcttttttctttcttttttcttcttcaattcttcttgctGCATATATGATTACTGGCAAGAATGAACACTGAGTAGTTCTGAGTATAATTCAGATTTCAATGGTAGCTTTTAGATGCATATATAGTCAAACTGCAGTTTTCATTGTTCTTGCTGCAATGTGAACACATTTTAagaaatagtatatatatgtgtatgataatgatgatgatgatcatgtGTACTGTTCATttgattaatttcattttttttttttgggttttgttttAGTCTAATCAAAGTTATAATTAGGTCAAAGTTTCTGGAAAGTGAGAACAAAGAGCCAATTAAtaatcaaccatatatatataaatcttcaTTATATTCAACTACCAATCAAACAAGTCAACTAGCTTACTAGCCATgccaagaatatatatatatatatatatattggtatatataattattaagatcaatataatttaatatatacttgATAACGTAGATTAATTACTAGCGGTTTAAATTTTGGTATGGCTTGAAACAGACAAAATGAGTAAAGGGGCTTCGCAATCGAACCCTAGGCTACATGTTATTATCAAGATACATTCGCATGTTTGGTATGTTAAAAAATACTTTGACTAACATGCAACGAGGGTAGCGAtagatttaaattttagtatgcCTTAGAAGAAACAAAATGAGTAAAGGAGTTTCACATACATTTGAATCCTAAGATGTATGTTGTTATCAATATACGTTCACGTGTTTGCATTGgtttattattgaaaaatatttaattaacatGCAAGGAGTAGTGTATCTAATTAAATTTTGGTACAACATAAAAGAGACAAAACAAGTAAAGGAGTTTCGCAATCAAACCCTATGATGTGCATATATACATTGTTATCAAGATACATTTGTGTTTTCAGTctgttgaaaaatatttgattaacaTGGAAGGAAGGTAGCGATTTAAAGTTTGGCACGACTTAAATTAAAAGAGACAAAACACGTAAAAGAGTTTTGCATTCGAACCCTAAATtgtatgttattatattatcaaGATATGGTTTAATTATTGTGTGTTTGGCCGGTctattgaaaaatatttgattaacaTACACAAAGGAAGTGTAGACATGTATTTGGTATTTCAATAATAGCAAAAAGGTTGAGTTTTATATCATTCTTATGTGACTATGGAGAATTGGACAAATACATGTGGGCATGCACATATTTTTCTTCTTGATTCCATCTAAGAGTCAAAACACTGCATTTTGTAAAGAGTCCAATGGCAGGTGACGACGGCGACGCTGGATGGGGATTAatactttatttaattaattattttagtttaatacctgttttcaaaatacagactttgaaaaaaatattgctCATGCATGGTAAGACTGACATAAGCAACATGTGTATTGCTGGGGCCTGCAGGGGATAGATGCATTGGATATTCTATAAAGTTTGATCTTCATTTTTCACGGTTAGAAATCTCGCTATTTTTGTTCAAATAAGatgaaaatgagattttttAGTCGGACATATCGGACAAaggtttaaaaagttaaatttaattaacatgttcttaatatatattcaaaacacGATGATGTTTGCTATATGAATATAAGGAAATATTGATATTCATTTTGTACAGTtagaaaaatgctatttttcatttatttttttaacactgcaaaaaaaattaaagtcagataattagtttaaaaaagaacacaaaaactTTTCAAATCACTAATCAAGAGTGATGGAAAAGTGGGGATGCAGAAGATGGTCAAACAAGTACATAAATCATTGATTTTTGAcgactattagctatttgatttGATCAAACACTCAATATGAGTATTTGGTTAATCATCTTGTCGTAACAGCTTATTGTTTTAAAATGCTAAATttcaaaaagttgctttgagcagTTTTTTCGATTAgctgttttaaaaaaataaattattttctctaaAACACTCTCATCCAatagtttaaaagaaaaaaacgaGACTATGTAGACGAGTTCAGTAGTCTCGTTACTCTCATTGTCTCTTCACAGTTCACAGTACTAGGCAACGGGGTGCTTGAGCATGTCGATGGGGCTCATAAGCCTGCTGCCTAGTACCATGAAAGTAATTAGCAACAAGACATGGTTATTGATTggttctataataataataacaataataataataataataatattgttattattattataggttaAAACAACATAATGCACTCATATCCTTAAagatcattttacatgtaatattgtaatcaactatcagctaacaattaatttaccaaacatctttctacaagcAGCTAATGCAATTAGCTAGTCAAACCTGCTAACCCAATCCAGTAAGAGCTATAAGTTAAGTTAATCCActatcaactatcagctaacaactatttaccaaacacccatAGCCCCCTGCATTCTTGCACTATATGTCTTTTGTGCATAGGCCAACCTGCGGAAAGATTAAAACATACATTTGATATGTTGTAGCTACTCTGACACAATAGTATCCATTATTTAACGTTGCGTTTGGGAGAGCAATTGAAACGCTGGAGTGATTACTCCAACCACATTCTGAATAGTTGTTTGGATGAACTGCAGAGTGATATATTGCTCTAATTGTCCAAATTTCAATTGGAAGGTAAATATTTGATAAGAACATTGCGGTTAGATCAAGGAGGTAACAATGAGGGAGAGGTGAGACTAAAGATTAGATTCTGCAATTATAGGTAAGCCTACAACTACTATCCGAAAGTGCACTTTGAGTAAAATCTGTCTTGATATCCTAACggaccacaaagaggtaaaccagtTTAAGTTACTCATAACTGaccggctcaaatcaagaataccCATAAAGTAAACCAGCTTAAGTTACCCATAATTGACCGACTCAAATCAAGCATACCCATAATTGACCGGCTCAAAATCACCTCAAACCATGAATGCTTAATAACATACATAACTATCCCTGATACTATCAACACTACACTGGTGCTAAAATATCAATCTTTAGTTCCAAGAAATTTGCTTTGGCTCTTAAAATGCAGAAAGGGATAATCAAATATCAGTTTATAATGTTTAGTCCATGCATGTTGAAACAGATGCCTGGGACATCACCAGTTACAATCTCATGTATACTCTTTATAAGGCAgtatactaaagaaaatataaaaatcagtTGAATGGGGACACAGAACATTACATAGGATGAACCAGACCACACCTGAACTTTCACAGTACTGATTAAAATCACTCCTCATCCACTGccatgggaagaaccaaaggcCATTATGGAAcatatgtgaaaaaaaaaaaaaatccaaatgcTTAATTCACCATCATTAACTAGAGGATTTGAGGTTTGCAAAGAGCTCTGGAAGATGAGCATTTGTAAGCTTGGTCCTCTTGCTGATTTCgtgcttcttcttcttggttTTGGGCTTGTTGGCCATGCCGTGGACCTGTGCCATCGCCCTCCTCTTTGCAGTGTTTGTGGCGGGTTTCATTCCGTTTTTCAGGAGATCTTTTTCAATGTCGAGCATGTCACGGGGCAGTTCGATTTCGAGGAAGAGCTGTTTGATATCTTCATCGACCTTGTTGGTGCGGACTTTGGGGTCATTTGGATAGGCAATGTCCTCCTGAGAGTCGAAATTTGACAGCAGCCACACTTGTCCAGCAGCCTTCAGAGACTACAGAAAATACATCTATGAGTTACGAGTAGTGGCTACTTTCAGGATTTTGATTCAgcattcattttcatgaacaGTAATACTCGATGCGATCAACTAATACCAACACCCGAATACAATTCAAACATACTTGCAGGTCCTCCATGACAGTTGGGTATGCATCCTTGAGATCAATGATAGGGATACCCTCACCATATCTCCGTATTAAGGTCAGCAATTGATCCTTGTTTTTCAGATCATGCTTGGCCTGTGGACGATAAACACATAAAATTACAATTGGGAAATCCACATCGCAATCTAAAAATAAGGCAGAGATACTAAAAGCCCAAGGCTTTAATTTATGAGTTTGGCAATGGAAGGATCAAATTTACCTTGTAAGAGAATCGTCTGCCATCGTAATGGACTTTAGGATTGTTTCTCAAACTGTCAAATACAGCCTTGTTTGCATTGATATCAACATAGCATTGTTCATTTATTTGTTCCGGGGTAAAAGCTTGCCTTGTCTGCAGACACGAAATTAACAACTTAGACAACCTATCTGGAAGTAGCATGCCTATTGAATTGTACCTATATGGCTATATATATCTGTATATAATCGAAGTGGAGCTATATAAGACCAATATCATTGCTGTTCAATGCATAACTCCCTAGACAGAAGTGCCCATAAAATGTACCGTTCCCCATGAAGTCCTCCTCCcaaaagaccaaaaatgaaaaggaaacaCCAATTGGGAACGAATTTCTCCATCCTGCTAAACTTATGCCTTTCCCTGGTAAAATCTGCCTGCATCCATTATCACACCAAGCTTACCTTGGTCCCCACAGTAGTAAAAAGTAGTGGTAAATCACTAGGGTGCCCACAAGTGGCACTCTTAGTTCCACTAATCATAAAACTCTCAGGTATCACAAACTTAGGGAACCATCCCAGAGAAAATAAGACTGTCAAAGCACTTCAGTGGGTTGAGAGATGGGATGGAAGGAACGGTGTCTTTCAGATAGGTCAGGTGTACATATCCAACTCATAGAACTTTATTGGGCATCATTGCAAACCACTCAGTATGTTTAGGGAGCAGAACGTTTTATTGAAGGCTTTTTTTACACAACATGTCTACTTAAGCTATGCTTGTCAAGACACCAGATATACTCCTATCCAACTTGAAATCTCTGCGGGTGCACATGGCTCTACTACTAAGAGAATACCATGTTAACTATCCCTCTTAATTACAAAGGCATGAGCAGAAATACCATACTAAGTAGTCCTTTTCTCTTCTTCCTAAAGAATCATTTGATAATCAAGAACATCAGCAGCAGCAATCATCAGATTGGCAATAAAATATAGCAAACAAGCATGTCTTAACTCATTATGGGAAACTTGGAGCAACAGAAAGAGCGAGTGAACATACATCTAATAGCAAGTTTATGACCCGTTTGATCTGAGCTCCCACTGGGGATTTCCTTATGGTGTTAATGTGTTGGAGTCTTTCTGTGTCATTAGAAAATTTGACTGCAGGGGCAGGAGGTTTTGCATTTGCAGAAGAATTGGAAGACTTTGAAGGAGTTGGCCTAGAAGTTCCTGCTTTGGCTGCAATACTGGAAAGGGTTGATTGGCACTTCTCTTGTTGCTTCTGGAACTTAGTCAAGCTGTCTTGCAAAAAGGCCATCTCAAAGCAGAAAAGCCAACCTGATAATCAAGATTGCCTAACAGCTTAACAATTGATGAACTCTATACATTCAGTTGAGTTTAAAGAATGAACTACACTATTTGCATTTAACAGGACAATCTAATTTCCCAGTTTAAGAACATTAAGCTCACAAGATAACTTTTTTAATCATCATTTTGGGTAATTAATACCCTCATCCTTGCAATTTTTTAATACACAaacttacaaaaataaaaacctaaCTTCACAGAATAttgcaaaaaacaaaaaaatcatcaaaattatgaatttcCAAACCAAGCATCAAAATTGAATATCTTCTTCTCAGACCCTGATCCTACAAAGGATTTATTCTCAATTTttccttgttttatttgttattcTAATATCAAAAGATGTGTTCTTTTTGTGCAAAAGCAAAACAGGGTATCAAAATTTAAGATCCAAGAATTGGATATTTACGATCAATCGATCTCTTTTACCTCTCTGCAAGCAATACTCTGACAGCGATGATTGAATCGCGACAGGCAATTTGCAGAGATGACAAATATGGTTTCCTTACGGAGATTTAGCTGGTATTTTGCGCACGATGAAATCCCAAActgtaaagagagagagagagagagatcacgAAGAGAAATTGGAGAAAGGCAGAGAGAGACTCAATTTATATGGCGATTGGCTAGCTGGAAATACTGCTGACCTAGCGCTTCCTTAAACGGCACCGTTTGTAaggcaaacaaaaaaatagaatttttagGTTATGATGTAGGTCCAAGCATTTTGCATGTAAGATTTTGGTCAacttaatttctatttttcattttaatcaaCTCAATTTAATACTCCATAATTCATGGGATTTAATAAAATCACTACTCAAAAATACGATTTCAGAAAATTGTTGTTGATTACACATTCATCGTCATCATTGAAAACTCAATCTTTAAAGATCAAGATCTCTTAGGACGCGATAcgaaaaaatcaaaaataaatccAGATGGTGTAGACTTAAAGGTAGCAGACAGAGGTAAAGATAGTGGACTTGCTTGGCAATCCGTGGTTAGCGGTTAGCGGATAACAGATTGTGTTAGCGATTAGCGAATAACGTATTGTGTTATCAGGTTTGACCAACATATTGTATTAAcagtttgtaaaaagatgtttggtaaaattatctGTTTGATATTAACGGGTAATATGTAAAATAACCTAAATGggtatacatatatttcataataataattataattataattataatattaataataataagtattattataa includes:
- the LOC116003036 gene encoding uncharacterized protein LOC116003036; its protein translation is MAFLQDSLTKFQKQQEKCQSTLSSIAAKAGTSRPTPSKSSNSSANAKPPAPAVKFSNDTERLQHINTIRKSPVGAQIKRVINLLLDTRQAFTPEQINEQCYVDINANKAVFDSLRNNPKVHYDGRRFSYKAKHDLKNKDQLLTLIRRYGEGIPIIDLKDAYPTVMEDLQSLKAAGQVWLLSNFDSQEDIAYPNDPKVRTNKVDEDIKQLFLEIELPRDMLDIEKDLLKNGMKPATNTAKRRAMAQVHGMANKPKTKKKKHEISKRTKLTNAHLPELFANLKSSS